A window of Sinimarinibacterium sp. NLF-5-8 genomic DNA:
CCAGCTTGAGCGCAAATTGCAGCGCCTGGCTGGCAAAGTCGGTCACATTCAAATTGCCGGAAAGCCTGGATTGATCAAGATTCACGGCGAGGCTGGACAGCGCCAGCGATTGCGGGGTGGCGGTGAATTGGCTGCTGAGGCTGGCACTGCCCAGGGCTTGGGTATCCGCCGTCTCCAGCGTGATGCCCAGCGCCTTGAGCACATCGCGCGGCGAAAATTGGGGGATGTTCAAAGCGCCGCTGAAGCGGGGTTTATCCCCATTCAAGCCTTCTGCGCGCGCGTCGGTGGTCAGTGTCATGCCCAGCGCTTCGGCGTGTCCGTTTTTAAACGCCAGCGTGCCTTTGCCCTGGTCAAACGTGGCATCGCCGCGCAGCGTCAGGCTTTGGCTGCCAGCGGCCAGGGGTTTGCCGCTGGCTTTGGCGGCCAGTGCCAATGCGTTGGCGGCGAAGACTTTTGCGTTGAGATCGGCGTGCAGTTTCAAACCCAGCGTGCCGCTGGCGCTGAGGTCGCCTGCCTGGGTGTCAAAACCGAGTTTGAGTGCATCGCTGTCGATGATCAGCGTATCGAGCTGGGCGCGCACATCGCCGCTGAGATCCAGCGTGGCGGTCAGGTCCTGGCCGTCCAGTATTTTCTCCACCTGGGGCTTGGCGCTGAGCTTGAGCGCGCTGACAGTTGCAGTGTTCTGGCCAAGATCAATGCGGCTGTTGGCCGACAGGGTGAGGTCCGCGCGCGCGTTGTGGCCGTCAACGAGTTTGTCACCCAGGGCAGACAGGCTCAGATCGAGGCCGTCGAGCACATACACGCCGTTTTCAATATCGGGGGTGACGCTGGTGCGCAGCCGCAGTGTGGCTTGCACTTTGGGCGAGTCTGCAAACGCGGTGAAGTCGGCGCTGATGTCCACCGGCTTGCCGATTTTGATATTGCCGGTCTTGAAGTTCAGCGGTTCCACGCGCAGGGTTTGTCCGGCTTGGGCGTCGCTGTAGCGGATCGTTGCATGGCTCAACTCGATGCCACCGATATCCGCCAGTTCGAATGAAGACGCCTCGCTGTTCTGTGCGGCGGTGTCTTCTGCCGACGAGGCCTGGCGCAGATCATCCCAGTTGTTCTGGCCTTGCGCATTCACGGCAAGATTGAGCATCAAGCCATCCAGCGCCACGGTGCTGATCTCGATCTGGCGGCTTTGGATCAGTGGCAGCAGTTTGACGCCGACCCCGGCGCGCGCGACCTTGGCAAACGGGTCTTTGCCAAAGCCATCGGCATTGCCCAGCGTCACGTCCGCCAGTTCCGCGCGCAGCCACGGGAATACGCGTAGCTGGATATCGCCTACGCTGAAGCTGCGCCCGGTCTGCTTTTGCACCGCCTGTGAGATCTGCCCGCGAAAATCGTTGGGATCAAACAGCATCGGCAGGGCAATCGCTGCGGCCACCAGCAGCAGCAGCAGTCCGGCGATGAGGGAAAACAAAATCTTCAGCGTCTTGGCCATGAAAATGCGCCTGTCTATGAAAACGGATGTGGAATGAGACCACTTTTCACGGTGAAAAGTGCCCTTGCCGGGGCAGTTGGATGGCGGCAGGGCAAGCCCGGCGTGATCAGCCGCCGCCGATGGCGTGGACGATCAGAAGCTCATCTTCGTTTTGTAGCAGCGTTTGTGGGTAAAACGTGCGCGGCACGATCTCGCCATTGAGTTCCACCGCAATGCGGCGCGCGCCCAGGTCGAGCTGATCGATGAGCTGGGTCAGGGTTAAAGGCTGATCGAGCGCGTGTGGCTCGCCGTTGACCGTGATGTGCATGGACCGATTCTCCAAAAATTAAAGTGGCGCGCGCGCGGTGATGCATTACAATGCGCGCCTGCCAAAAGCCCGGGCGGGCGTAGTTTAATGGTAGAACTGAAGCTTCCCAAGCTTCTAGCGTGGGTTCGATTCCCATCGCCCGCTCCACACAAGCCTGCGCGCGCGCACGTCAGATTGATTGCTGCGATTGCGCTTTTGCAGGGCTCGTGGGCAAGGGCTGGCGCGCCAGTTCCACAAATGCACGCACATAGTCGATGGCGGTATCGGCTGTGCGCGCGCCGAGAAAAATCTGCTTGGCGAGGCCGTCTGCGCCCAGTGAGACCGGCACGATATCGAGCTTGTCTGTGTATTCCTCCACCAACCAGCGTGGCAGTGCCGCCACGCCGCGCTGGCTGGCGACCATCTGCAACATGATGTCGGTGGTTTCGATGGTTTTGTGGCGTCTGGGTGTGATGCCAGCCGGCAGCAGAAACTGGTTGTAGATGTCCAGCCGGTCGATTTCCACCGGGTAGGTGATCAGCACTTCCTCGGCGATGTGCTGCGGCTTGACCCAGCGCGCGCGCGCCAGCGGGTGCTGTCGGGCGACGACCAGAACCTGTTCGTAATCAAACACCGGGATAAACGTCAGCCCCGGCTTGAACAGCGGGTCGGGGGTGACCAGCACGTCGATTTCAAAGCCGAACAGGGCGCCGATGCCGCCAAACTGAAACTTTTGTTTGACATCGACATCCACATCCGGCCAGGCGGCCAGATAGGGTGAGACGATCTTCAGCAGCCACTGATAGCAGGGGTGGCATTCCATGCCGATCCGCAGTGTGCCGCGTTCACCCTGCGCAAACTGGCGCAGGCGCTCGACCGCCAGATCCAGTTGCGGCAATACGCGGTTGGCAACGGCCAGCAGGTAATGCCCGGCCTGGGTCAGCCGCAGGCTGCGGCCTTCGCGCAGCCAGATGTCGGTGCCGAGTTGCTGCTCCAGCTTTTTCATGCTGTGGCTGAGTGCGGATTGGGTGACGTGCAAAACCTCGGCGGCGGCGGTCAGGGAGCCTTGCCGTTCAACTTCGCGGACGACGGTGAGATGGATGCGTTCCAGCATGATGAATGAATTATTTTCATTGATGTGTGAGAAAAGACCATTTTACTTCATGTTTTGTCCTGCCTACGATCGCCGCCATCACTCGTTTGGATGGATGAACCCCCGCTATGACCACGATTCACAATCTCGGCTTTCCACGCATCGGCGCCCGGCGCG
This region includes:
- a CDS encoding AsmA family protein, which produces MAKTLKILFSLIAGLLLLLVAAAIALPMLFDPNDFRGQISQAVQKQTGRSFSVGDIQLRVFPWLRAELADVTLGNADGFGKDPFAKVARAGVGVKLLPLIQSRQIEISTVALDGLMLNLAVNAQGQNNWDDLRQASSAEDTAAQNSEASSFELADIGGIELSHATIRYSDAQAGQTLRVEPLNFKTGNIKIGKPVDISADFTAFADSPKVQATLRLRTSVTPDIENGVYVLDGLDLSLSALGDKLVDGHNARADLTLSANSRIDLGQNTATVSALKLSAKPQVEKILDGQDLTATLDLSGDVRAQLDTLIIDSDALKLGFDTQAGDLSASGTLGLKLHADLNAKVFAANALALAAKASGKPLAAGSQSLTLRGDATFDQGKGTLAFKNGHAEALGMTLTTDARAEGLNGDKPRFSGALNIPQFSPRDVLKALGITLETADTQALGSASLSSQFTATPQSLALSSLAVNLDQSRLSGNLNVTDFASQALQFALKLDQIDADRYLPPQTDGSAQKKDGNTDDINAIAIPTDVLDQLNSNGTLDIGSLKINGLTMRDIRLTLSGSGKAPKTQAVTAKLYGGTVNLSNRYSDAGAPTFAIKTDLDALQAAPFLADLLGKDYVSGLGNLKLDVSARGSTVGDLRKTLNGSVSVSAQNGAVKGFNLAQILRKGQALLAGQAAPSETEPMETDFANISASAKIVNGVLKTDDLAAASPLFRLIGNGEIDLAGETIQFLAKPTLVKSATGQGGKGLEQLQGLTVPIQISGNLFAPKYKLAIEDALKAKAREALEDKVTDKLSEKLGIHPSEGASAEEAKEEIKQELKQKVNDKIGSFLNKHLKPAATPEPAQPDAP
- the thiS gene encoding sulfur carrier protein ThiS; this translates as MHITVNGEPHALDQPLTLTQLIDQLDLGARRIAVELNGEIVPRTFYPQTLLQNEDELLIVHAIGGG
- a CDS encoding LysR family transcriptional regulator, whose product is MLERIHLTVVREVERQGSLTAAAEVLHVTQSALSHSMKKLEQQLGTDIWLREGRSLRLTQAGHYLLAVANRVLPQLDLAVERLRQFAQGERGTLRIGMECHPCYQWLLKIVSPYLAAWPDVDVDVKQKFQFGGIGALFGFEIDVLVTPDPLFKPGLTFIPVFDYEQVLVVARQHPLARARWVKPQHIAEEVLITYPVEIDRLDIYNQFLLPAGITPRRHKTIETTDIMLQMVASQRGVAALPRWLVEEYTDKLDIVPVSLGADGLAKQIFLGARTADTAIDYVRAFVELARQPLPTSPAKAQSQQSI